In Eublepharis macularius isolate TG4126 chromosome 4, MPM_Emac_v1.0, whole genome shotgun sequence, the following are encoded in one genomic region:
- the LOC129328007 gene encoding zinc finger protein ZFP2-like gives MAPAHGKRSSRGQPPRETLRAFAVALSLFARSVIRSTAATADTVALLGRRLGEEVNGRRARQRRRLRQLVATLASVEEMAQLHTGENPYKHTECGKGFSQSGELNSRQRIHTGKKPYKSRECGRSFRHSGHPNSPPKNHTVENVYKCLDFDRRGSLTCHQRIHTGKKPYKCLECGKSFYWSGTLNTHQRIHTGEKPYKCLECGKSFSHSGRLNSHHKIHTGEKPYKCLECGKSFSRRDSLTCHQNIHTGKKPYKCLECGKSFYWIGALSTHQRIHTGKKPYKCLECGKNFSQNGHLDSHHRIHTGEKPYKCLECGKSFSQRGSLTCHQRIHTGEKPYKCPVCGKGFRDSRNLSSHQRNHAGEKAYKCPECGKGFCRSGDLNTHQRIHTGEKPYKCLECGKSFRLSEKPYKCPVCGKGFRDSRNLSSHQRNHAGEKAYKCPECGKGFCRSGDLNTHQRIHTGEKPYKCPECGKGFCRSEDLNTHQRIHTGGLNSDGQRARIRHTGSFGLGHLPEESAAGSAGDEAEVKYPLEGDEEIHTGKLP, from the exons ATGGCGCCCGCTCacgggaagaggagcagcaggggcCAGCCGCCGAGAGAAACACTCCGTGCCTTTGCGGTCGCGCTCTCCTTGTTCGCGCGGTCGGTCATCCGCTCTACGGCTGCCACAGCTGACACTGTGGCCCTGCTCGGGAGGCGGCTGGGAGAGGAAGTTAACGGCCGCCGCGCGCGACAAAGAAGAAGACTGCGGCAGTTGGTGGCAACACTTGCGTCCGTGgaggagatggcgca acttcacacaggggaaaaTCCATATAAACACACAGAGTGTGGAAAAGGATTCAGTCAGAGTGGAGAACTTAATTCCcgtcaaagaattcacacaggcaaGAAACCATATAAAAGCCGGGAGTGTGGGAGAAGCTTCCGTCACAGTGGACACCCtaattcccccccaaaaaatcacaCAGTGGAGAACgtttataaatgcttgga ctttgatCGGAGGGGCAGCCTTACTTGccatcaaaggattcatacaggtaagaaaccttataaatgcctggagtgtgggaagagcttctatTGGAGTGGAACCCTCAAtacccaccaaagaattcacacgggcgagaagccatataaatgcctcgagtgtgggaaaagcttcagtcacagtggaCGCCTAAATTCCCACCAcaaaattcacacaggagagaaaccttataaatgcttggagtgtgggaaaagcttcagtcggagggATAGCCTTACTTGCCATCAAAATATTCATACAGGtaagaaaccttataaatgcctggagtgtgggaagagcttctatTGGATTGGAGCCCTCAGtacccaccaaagaattcacacaggcaagaagccatataaatgcctcgaGTGTGGGAAAAACTTCAGTCAGAATGGACACCTTGATTCCCAccacagaattcacacaggagagaaaccttataaatgcttggagtgtgggaaaagcttcagtcagagaggaagccttacttgccatcaaagaattcatacaggtgagaaaccatataaatgcccagtGTGTGGAAAAGGATTCAGGGATAGTAGAAACCTTTCTTCTCATCAAAGAAATCATGCAGGAGAGAAAGCATATAAATGCCCAGAGTGTGGGAAAGGATTCTGTCGGAGTGGAGACCTTAatacccatcaaagaattcacacaggcgagaagccatataaatgcctcgagtgtgggaaaagctttcgTCTCA gtgagaaaccatataaatgcccagtGTGTGGAAAAGGATTCAGGGATAGTAGAAACCTTTCTTCTCATCAAAGAAATCATGCAGGAGAGAAAGCATATAAATGCCCAGAGTGTGGGAAAGGATTCTGTCGGAGTGGAGACCTTAatacccatcaaagaattcacacag gtgagaaaccatataaatgcccagaATGTGGGAAAGGATTCTGTCGGAGTGAAGACCTTAatacccatcaaagaattcacacag GAGGTCTTAACTCTGATGGCCAAAGAGCCCGGATTCGCCACACGGGCAGTTTTGGACTTGGTCACCTCCCCGAGGAATCTGCAGCCGGATCCGCAGGCGATGAGGCTGAAGTAAAATATCCTTTAGAAGGGGACGAGGAAATCCACACAGGAAAGCTCCCTTAG
- the LOC129328008 gene encoding zinc finger protein 665-like: protein MYIEGNRNEGTASGEKFSGKSAVNIHRKTIKRQKKYKCLQCGKVLNQNGQLNSYHRIHTGENPYKYPECGKGFSQSGCLNSHQKIHTGGKPYKCLECGKNFSWRQSLTCHQRIHTGEKPYKCLECGKSFSQRNSLTCHQRIHTGEKPYKCLECGKSFHQSEHLNSHHKIHTGEKPYKCLECGKSFSRRNSLTCHQRIHTGEKPYKCLECGKNFIWSGHLNSHQRIHTGEKPYKCLECGKNFGRRGSLTCHQRIHTGEKPYNCLECGKSFHQSGDLNSHQRIHTGEKPYKCLECGENFSQRGHLNSHQKIHTGEKPYKCLECGKSFSRRGSLTCHQRIHTGEKPYMCLECGKAFSNSRSLSYHQRNHTGEKPHKCLECGKSFSRRDSLTCHQRIHTGEKPYMCLECGKAFSNNRSLSYHQRNHTGEKPHKCPVCGKGFVRRRELNSHQRIHTGEKPYKCLECGKSFSQSGHLNSHRRIHTGEKSYKFLECGKAFGWRGSLTYHQRIHTGENPYKCPQCGKGFYQSGDLNVHQRNHMGETI from the coding sequence ATGTACATAGAAGGCAATAGAAATGAGGGCACAGCAAGTGGGGAAAAATTTTCTGGAAAATCAGCTGTTAACATACATAGGAAAACCATTAAGAgacagaaaaaatataaatgcctgcaGTGTGGAAAAGTCTTGAATCAAAATGGGCAACTTAATTCCTAccacagaattcacacaggggagaatcCATATAAATATCCAGAGTGTGGAAAAGGATTCAGTCAGAGTGGATGCCTTAATTCCcaccaaaaaattcacacaggcgggaaaccttataaatgcttggagtgtggaaaaaacttTAGTTGGAGGCAAAGCCTTACttgtcatcaaagaattcacacaggagagaaaccatataaatgcctggagtgtgggaaaagcttcagtcagagaaacagccttacttgccatcaaagaattcatacaggtgagaaaccatataaatgcctcgagtgtgggaaaagcttccatCAGAGTGAACACCTTAATTCCCACCAcaaaattcacacaggggagaaaccttataaatgcctggagtgtgggaaaagcttcagtcggagaaacagccttacttgccatcaaagaattcatacaggtgagaaaccatataaatgcctagagtgtgggaaaaacTTCATTTGGAGTggacaccttaattcccatcaaagaattcatacaggggagaaaccttataaatgcttggagtgtggaaaaaacttcGGTCGGAGGGGCAGCCttacttgccatcaaagaattcatacaggtgagaaaccatataattgcctggagtgtgggaaaagcttccatCAGAGTGGAGACCttaattcccaccaaagaattcacacaggggagaaaccatataaatgcctggagtgtggggaaAACTTCAGTCAGCGTGGACACCTTAATTCCcaccaaaaaattcacacaggggagaaaccttataaatgcttggagtgtgggaaaagcttcagtcgaaGGGGAAGCCTTACTTGccatcaaaggattcatacaggtgagaaaccatatatgtgcctggaatgtggaaaagccTTCAGTAATAGTCGAAGCCTTTCCTACCATCAAAGAaatcatacaggggagaaaccacataaatgcctggagtgtgggaaaagcttcagtcggagggACAGCCTTACttgtcatcaaagaattcatacaggtgagaaaccatatatgtgcctggaatgtggaaaagccTTCAGTAATAATCGAAGCCTTTCCTACCATCAAAGAaatcatacaggggagaaaccacataaatgccCAGTGTGTGGAAAAGGATTCGTTCGGAGAAGAGAACTtaattctcatcaaagaattcacacaggggagaaaccatataaatgcctggagtgtgggaaaagcttcagtcagagtggacaccTTAATTCCCATAGGAGAATCCATACAGGTGAGAAATCATATAAAttcctggagtgtgggaaagccTTTGGTTGGAGGGGAAGCCTTActtaccatcaaagaattcataccgGTGAGAACCCATATAAATGCCCACAGTGTGGGAAAGGGTTCTATCAAAGTGGAGACCTTAATGTCCATCAAAGAAATCAcatgggagaaaccatataa